A window of Primulina huaijiensis isolate GDHJ02 chromosome 9, ASM1229523v2, whole genome shotgun sequence contains these coding sequences:
- the LOC140984007 gene encoding phospholipase A1-Igamma1, chloroplastic-like encodes MATKNGIRPHFNLQATAKNQLPTKILAYRGSRDWDDHLDPLHPWLRREIIKYGEFTQATYDALDFDSFSEYCGSCIYNRHKLFDKLGLGKSGYNVTRYLYAMSHIDLHQWLKKSRFVDTWNKDSNLMGFVAISDDQESQRVGRNGVVVVAWRDTVAPSELYDNMQQRLNIVS; translated from the exons atggccACAAAAAATGGGATTCGTCCACATTTCAACCTGCAAGCCACCGCCAAAAACCAGCTTCCAACCAAGATCCTTGCCTACCGAG GTTCACGTGATTGGGATGATCATCTTGATCCACTACACCCTTGGCTTCGAAGGGAGATCATCAAATATGGAGAATTCACACAAGCAACATATGATGCACTTGACTTTGATTCATTCTCAGAGTATTGCGGTAGCTGTATATACAACCGGCACAAGCTTTTTGACAAGTTGGGACTTGGCAAAAGTGGTTACAATGTCACTAGATACTTGTATGCAATGTCACACATAGACTTGCATCAATGGCTAAAGAAGTCACGCTTTGTTGACACTTGGaataaagattcaaatttgATGGGATTTGTAGCCATCAGTGATGATCAAGAATCCCAACGAGTTGGCAGAAATGGTGTGGTGGTGGTGGCATGGCGTGACACTGTTGCGCCTTCTGAATTGTACGATAATATGCAGCAAAGGTTGAACATAGTTTCTTAG